Proteins from one Halovivax limisalsi genomic window:
- a CDS encoding ATP-binding protein: MDVPGVDDLVLAALDRADADASAAALPATAIADMIDLPETMAARISLLSTLSSMESDGLVDQVSTEGDDPDAYALTARGRSRARTVLDRYEPATVTARADGERVEGTLSEIADRFGLDLVTAMARLAPGGEVTVEATLGFAFVDREGERETVGRLLEAVEGGESTLLVVEGEAGIGKTTLFRECRSMAADRGFETLVGRADPDRSDPYRAITDAAPWAIEHLEGAPVPAPNSAATNQSLEDAVAVRYGAIADELRERASDRPIFLGIEDLQWADAASLSLLASLLEGLESAPIAVVLTARSDESADDDLVEALTDAAACEATVCELEPFGREDVRELIERRVGRRGVPEACLDAIYEHTGGVALFVEETVDDLLDRGVIDPQRGTYPESLADVPLPTVVESTIRDRLDRLDGGTRRVLEAAAVAGTTVSLSTVRAVSATSSDRLRDQAQLLVDGRVWEPLDGERIRFASHVLRSTVLETLDPDRRASLERRVADHLADEPDPPHAELARRYDRAGEPERALDHAMQAGEAALDVFAHEDAVDAYQHALGLARDLDRDAEVIEALESLANVYRISGEYESAHTHLAYVRSNADDVDRIRRTYARQAIIHAMVGEHDRAIELAERGLARDGPRSAAYVELLDVLAVAQYLRGDLGEAIATARHQYELAERLDDALLMGRASFHLGRSHRQRGRAERALEFLEAACDLLEPLDDRISLANSLNELGISYITTGRFEAGVAAMERCQTLAEETGDVMLALHSLNNLGVHAIGRGDWERAREQFDRLHELAARVGNDRMRVIALSNEGVIDLMSTDVRAARETFETGLELSKSIGQDHKTTFGRVNLAQVEVLAGRFDRAERHATTAIEESRADGYVRAEADAMRMEGVIARDRGDFERAVERTRDALERARESENCVEISKAARDLAKALVAIGEIETALERCDEAAEQVPEGFRIDQLALEATRARALSAAGDPDGPEALRSVLEEAMAIDHAQVELQVRRDLAWLSLGSGDRSAAIDHLERGYALAERTRTRRDREWFEAAIRAVEAGCAADDLRPFCGPFEASPS, translated from the coding sequence GGTCTCGACCGAGGGCGACGACCCGGACGCGTACGCCCTCACGGCACGGGGTCGCAGTCGGGCGCGAACGGTGCTCGACCGGTACGAGCCGGCGACGGTCACCGCCCGCGCGGACGGCGAGCGCGTCGAGGGGACCCTCTCCGAGATCGCCGATCGATTCGGGCTCGACCTGGTGACGGCGATGGCGCGGCTCGCGCCCGGCGGGGAGGTGACCGTCGAGGCGACGCTGGGGTTCGCGTTCGTCGATCGGGAGGGAGAACGCGAGACGGTCGGTCGCCTCCTCGAGGCGGTCGAAGGCGGCGAGTCGACCCTGCTCGTCGTCGAGGGCGAGGCTGGGATCGGCAAGACGACCCTGTTTCGCGAGTGCCGTTCGATGGCGGCCGATAGGGGGTTCGAGACGCTTGTCGGCCGGGCCGACCCCGATCGCTCGGACCCGTATCGCGCGATCACCGACGCCGCACCGTGGGCGATCGAGCACCTCGAGGGAGCGCCCGTTCCGGCCCCGAACTCGGCAGCCACGAACCAGTCGCTCGAAGACGCCGTGGCGGTTCGGTACGGCGCGATCGCGGACGAGTTACGCGAGCGCGCGAGCGACCGGCCGATCTTCCTGGGAATCGAGGACCTGCAGTGGGCCGACGCCGCGTCGCTCTCGCTGCTCGCCTCGCTGCTGGAGGGACTCGAGTCGGCGCCGATCGCGGTCGTTCTCACGGCGCGAAGTGACGAATCCGCCGACGATGATCTCGTCGAAGCGCTCACCGACGCGGCCGCCTGCGAGGCGACGGTCTGTGAGCTCGAGCCGTTCGGCCGCGAGGACGTCCGCGAGTTGATCGAACGTCGGGTCGGTCGCAGGGGCGTCCCCGAGGCCTGCCTCGACGCGATCTACGAGCACACCGGCGGGGTCGCCCTCTTCGTCGAGGAGACGGTCGACGACCTGCTCGATCGGGGCGTGATCGACCCCCAGCGCGGGACGTACCCCGAATCGCTGGCCGACGTCCCGCTCCCGACCGTCGTCGAGTCGACGATCCGGGATCGACTGGACCGCCTCGACGGTGGGACGCGACGCGTCCTCGAGGCTGCGGCGGTCGCCGGGACGACCGTTTCCCTGTCGACGGTCCGGGCGGTCTCGGCGACGTCCTCGGATCGCCTTCGCGACCAGGCCCAGCTCCTCGTCGACGGTCGCGTCTGGGAGCCCCTCGACGGCGAGCGGATCCGGTTCGCGAGTCACGTCCTGCGATCGACGGTGCTGGAGACGCTCGATCCGGACCGGCGCGCGTCGCTCGAACGGCGAGTGGCCGACCACCTGGCCGACGAGCCCGACCCGCCCCACGCGGAACTCGCCCGGCGGTACGATCGGGCCGGCGAGCCCGAGCGTGCGCTCGACCACGCGATGCAAGCGGGCGAGGCGGCGCTCGACGTCTTCGCCCACGAGGACGCGGTCGACGCCTACCAGCACGCGCTGGGACTGGCTCGCGATCTCGACCGCGACGCCGAGGTGATCGAGGCGCTCGAATCGCTCGCGAACGTCTATCGGATAAGCGGAGAGTACGAGTCGGCCCACACCCATCTGGCGTACGTCCGATCCAACGCCGACGACGTCGACCGCATCAGGCGAACCTACGCCAGGCAGGCGATAATACACGCAATGGTCGGGGAACACGACCGGGCGATCGAACTCGCCGAACGCGGACTCGCACGCGACGGGCCTCGCTCGGCCGCGTACGTCGAGCTACTCGACGTGCTCGCCGTCGCACAGTATTTACGCGGTGATCTCGGCGAGGCGATCGCGACGGCCCGGCACCAGTACGAACTCGCGGAGCGTCTCGACGACGCCCTGCTGATGGGCCGAGCGTCGTTTCACCTCGGCCGGAGCCACCGGCAACGTGGGCGGGCCGAACGGGCCCTCGAGTTTCTCGAAGCGGCCTGCGACCTGCTCGAACCGCTCGACGACCGCATCAGTCTGGCGAACTCGTTGAACGAACTGGGGATCTCCTACATCACGACCGGCCGGTTCGAGGCGGGCGTGGCGGCGATGGAACGGTGTCAAACGCTCGCCGAGGAGACCGGCGACGTCATGTTGGCCCTCCATTCGCTCAACAACCTCGGCGTACACGCGATCGGGCGGGGCGACTGGGAGCGCGCCCGCGAGCAATTCGATCGCCTCCACGAGCTGGCCGCTCGCGTCGGCAACGACCGCATGCGCGTCATCGCCCTCAGCAACGAGGGCGTGATCGATCTCATGAGTACCGACGTTCGGGCGGCGAGGGAGACGTTCGAGACGGGACTGGAGCTGTCCAAGTCGATCGGCCAGGACCACAAGACGACGTTCGGACGGGTCAATCTGGCACAGGTCGAGGTGCTGGCGGGCCGATTCGACCGGGCCGAGCGCCACGCGACGACGGCGATCGAGGAGTCGCGGGCGGACGGCTACGTCAGGGCGGAAGCCGATGCGATGCGGATGGAGGGCGTCATCGCGCGCGACCGCGGCGACTTCGAGCGAGCCGTCGAACGGACCCGGGACGCCCTCGAACGGGCGCGCGAGAGCGAGAACTGCGTCGAGATCTCCAAGGCGGCGCGCGACCTCGCGAAAGCGCTCGTCGCGATCGGCGAGATCGAGACGGCCCTGGAGCGCTGCGACGAGGCCGCAGAGCAGGTCCCGGAGGGCTTCCGGATCGACCAGCTCGCGCTGGAGGCGACCCGCGCTCGCGCGCTCTCGGCGGCCGGCGACCCGGACGGTCCCGAGGCACTCCGATCGGTCCTCGAGGAAGCGATGGCGATCGATCACGCGCAGGTCGAACTGCAAGTCCGACGCGACCTGGCGTGGCTTTCGCTCGGTTCGGGTGACCGATCGGCCGCCATCGACCACCTCGAACGCGGCTACGCGCTGGCCGAACGGACGCGCACCCGCCGCGATCGCGAGTGGTTCGAGGCCGCGATCCGAGCCGTCGAAGCCGGTTGTGCGGCCGACGACCTGCGGCCGTTCTGCGGGCCGTTCGAGGCCTCGCCGTCGTAA
- a CDS encoding ATP-binding protein — MDVPGVDALVLVALARADADESTAALTATAIADRIDLPETMAARVSLLSTLSEMASDGLVEAVSIDDEDADANAYTLTAQGRSRARTVLDRYESATVTARADGEHVEATLAGIADRFDLDLVTAMARLSSSGEVTIEATLDTGFFDRKDERDTADGLFEAAATGETTLFVIEGEAGVGKTMLFRECRSMAAERGFETLVGQADPDRSDPYHALTDAVPWAIEHLEEAPVPTAESATTNQSLDETVALRYGAIADELRDRASETPIMLGIEDMQWADAASISLLASLLEGLESAPIAIVLTVRSGESADDPRLSDLTDAASCETTVCELEPFDRADVRELIERRVGRRGVPEACLDAIYEHTGGVGLFVEETVDDLLDRGVIDPQRGTYPESLTDVPLPSVVESTIADRLDRLDEATRRVLEVAAVAGTSVSLSTLRAVAADSSRLHDQAQLLVDGRVWERLDDERFRFASHVLRSTVLETLEADRRASLERRVADHLAERADPPHAEIARRYDRAGDAEAALEHAMAAGETALDVFAHEDAVDAFQHALGLARDLDRDDEVIEALDSLANVYRLRGEYDAAHTHLRYVRSHADDVYRIRATYSMQAVMHNEVGEFEVAIDLVERGLELDGPRSEAYFQSLDVLASAYFHAGEFRKSIATARFQYDLADATDDDLAKGQACFNMGRNNRSLGRPDRAIEFLEEARELYESSDDPIGLSGCLNDLGISYITTGRYEEGVEAMERCEELAEETGDVGTAIHALNNLGIHAIGQGDWAEARERYDRLQDLAARVGNDRMAAHGMANEGVIDLQSTDIERARETFETALELSRSIGHDHQATFGTLNLATVEMLSGEFDRAARHASEALDRAREDEYVRAEANAMRLQGLIMRERGDFEAAVERHREALDRARESGNEIEISKVARDLADSLIAVEEIEDALERAEEARETAPEGFRIDQLAIEATRGRALTAAGDAEGPETLRSVLEEAIEIDLAQVELQVCRDLAWLALDSGDRSDAIEHLDRGLALAVETSTRLQEAWFAAVLEAVRDDGIEADALQPVSGPFDAG; from the coding sequence ATGGACGTTCCCGGCGTGGACGCTCTCGTTCTCGTGGCACTTGCCCGGGCCGACGCGGACGAGTCAACGGCCGCGCTGACGGCCACGGCGATCGCGGACAGGATCGATCTGCCGGAGACGATGGCGGCTCGGGTCTCGCTGCTCTCGACGCTCTCGGAGATGGCGTCGGACGGACTGGTCGAGGCCGTGTCGATCGACGACGAGGACGCGGACGCGAACGCCTACACCCTCACGGCCCAGGGGCGTAGTCGGGCGCGAACGGTACTCGACCGGTACGAGTCGGCGACGGTCACCGCCCGCGCGGACGGCGAGCATGTCGAGGCTACACTCGCCGGGATCGCCGATCGGTTCGATCTCGACCTGGTGACGGCGATGGCGCGACTCTCGTCGAGCGGGGAAGTGACGATCGAAGCGACGCTCGACACCGGCTTCTTCGACCGGAAGGACGAACGCGACACGGCCGACGGGCTGTTCGAGGCGGCCGCGACCGGGGAGACGACGCTGTTCGTCATCGAGGGCGAGGCGGGGGTCGGCAAGACGATGCTCTTTCGCGAGTGTCGCTCGATGGCGGCCGAGCGCGGCTTCGAGACGCTGGTCGGCCAGGCCGACCCAGACCGCTCGGATCCCTACCACGCGCTGACCGACGCCGTTCCGTGGGCGATCGAGCACCTCGAGGAGGCGCCCGTTCCGACCGCGGAGTCGGCGACGACGAACCAGTCACTCGACGAGACCGTCGCGCTGCGCTACGGCGCGATCGCAGACGAACTGCGCGATCGCGCGAGCGAGACGCCGATCATGCTGGGGATCGAGGACATGCAGTGGGCCGACGCCGCCTCGATTTCGCTGCTGGCGTCGCTGCTGGAGGGACTCGAGTCGGCGCCGATTGCGATCGTCCTCACGGTGCGAAGCGGCGAGTCCGCCGACGATCCCCGGCTTTCCGACCTGACGGATGCGGCTTCCTGCGAGACGACGGTCTGTGAGCTCGAGCCGTTCGACCGCGCGGACGTTCGGGAACTGATCGAACGGCGCGTCGGGCGACGTGGCGTCCCGGAGGCCTGTCTCGACGCGATCTACGAGCACACCGGCGGAGTCGGGCTCTTCGTCGAGGAGACGGTCGACGACCTGCTCGATCGGGGCGTGATCGACCCCCAGCGCGGGACGTATCCCGAGTCGTTGACGGACGTTCCATTGCCGAGCGTCGTCGAATCGACGATTGCGGATCGCCTCGATCGCCTCGACGAGGCGACGCGACGCGTGCTCGAGGTAGCGGCGGTCGCCGGGACGAGCGTCTCGCTGTCGACGCTCCGGGCGGTTGCAGCCGATTCCTCGCGATTGCACGATCAGGCCCAACTCCTGGTCGACGGGCGAGTCTGGGAGCGCCTCGACGACGAGCGGTTCCGATTCGCGAGCCACGTCCTCCGCTCGACGGTGCTGGAGACGCTCGAGGCCGACCGGCGCGCGTCGCTCGAACGGCGGGTGGCCGATCACCTTGCGGAACGGGCGGACCCGCCCCACGCCGAGATCGCACGGCGCTACGATCGGGCCGGCGACGCCGAGGCCGCCCTCGAACACGCGATGGCCGCGGGCGAGACGGCGCTGGACGTCTTCGCCCACGAGGACGCCGTCGACGCCTTCCAGCACGCGCTGGGGCTGGCTCGCGACCTCGACCGGGATGACGAGGTGATCGAGGCGCTCGACTCGCTCGCGAACGTCTACCGACTCCGCGGTGAGTACGACGCCGCGCACACGCATCTGCGGTACGTCCGGAGCCACGCCGACGACGTCTATCGGATCAGGGCCACCTACTCCATGCAGGCGGTGATGCACAACGAGGTGGGCGAGTTCGAGGTTGCGATCGACCTGGTCGAACGCGGGCTCGAACTCGACGGGCCGCGTTCCGAGGCCTACTTCCAGTCGCTCGACGTCCTCGCCTCCGCGTACTTTCACGCGGGGGAGTTCCGCAAGTCGATCGCCACCGCCCGCTTTCAGTACGACCTCGCCGATGCCACCGACGACGACCTCGCGAAGGGCCAGGCCTGTTTCAACATGGGGCGAAATAACCGCTCGCTCGGCCGACCCGATCGGGCGATCGAGTTTCTCGAGGAAGCCCGCGAGCTGTACGAATCGAGCGACGATCCGATCGGCCTGTCGGGCTGTCTGAACGACCTGGGCATTTCCTACATCACGACCGGGCGCTACGAGGAGGGCGTCGAAGCGATGGAACGCTGTGAAGAACTCGCCGAGGAGACCGGCGACGTCGGGACGGCGATCCACGCGCTCAACAACCTCGGTATTCACGCGATCGGCCAGGGCGACTGGGCCGAGGCTCGCGAGCGCTACGACCGCCTGCAGGACCTCGCGGCGCGCGTCGGCAACGACCGGATGGCCGCCCACGGAATGGCCAACGAGGGGGTGATCGACCTGCAGAGTACGGATATAGAGCGGGCTCGGGAGACGTTCGAGACCGCCCTCGAACTCTCGCGGTCGATCGGCCACGACCACCAGGCGACGTTCGGCACGCTGAACCTGGCCACCGTCGAGATGCTGTCGGGCGAGTTCGACCGCGCCGCCCGCCACGCGAGCGAGGCCCTGGACCGGGCGCGCGAAGACGAGTACGTCAGGGCCGAGGCCAACGCGATGCGCCTGCAGGGGCTCATCATGCGCGAACGCGGCGATTTCGAGGCGGCGGTCGAGCGCCACCGCGAGGCCCTCGACCGCGCCCGAGAGAGCGGCAACGAGATCGAAATTTCGAAGGTGGCGCGCGATCTCGCCGACTCGCTGATCGCCGTCGAGGAGATCGAGGACGCCCTCGAACGCGCCGAGGAGGCCCGCGAGACCGCCCCGGAGGGCTTTCGGATCGACCAGCTCGCCATCGAGGCGACCCGCGGTCGCGCGCTGACGGCGGCCGGCGACGCCGAGGGACCCGAGACCCTGCGATCGGTCCTCGAAGAGGCCATAGAGATCGATCTCGCGCAGGTCGAACTGCAAGTCTGCCGCGACCTGGCGTGGCTCGCCCTCGATTCGGGCGACCGATCGGACGCCATCGAGCACCTCGATCGCGGCCTCGCGCTGGCCGTCGAGACCAGCACCCGGCTCCAGGAGGCGTGGTTCGCGGCCGTCCTCGAGGCGGTTCGGGACGACGGGATCGAAGCCGACGCGTTGCAGCCCGTCTCCGGCCCGTTCGACGCCGGGTGA
- a CDS encoding PAS domain-containing sensor histidine kinase translates to MDDAGIERDEELTILSREELAERVRKRTADLENLMDTMVDVLVKLGPDGRIRLANEAVRDMLGYDPDDLVGKPIDYVLADPDRNAELSSMLHSGELIEHLLREGSVTDLESYFETADGEAIPTSLSASVMTDDSGSVEGIVCVATDTTERTEAQERAEFLHSVLRHDLGNKLTVIDGYLDLLAEGDLTENQREYHGYAKNGVTEAIDLIENVRTLHQLEADEELSPVELPRVIRETVDRHADLASQHDFDVETDVDDLRVEGGTLLKELFANLLENALVHSGGSQIRIHTSATDESVTVYVDDDGTGIDREDRERIFDRGVSIGDSGGTGLGTHLAAEIANTYCGDLTVGDSPLGGARFEVTLARA, encoded by the coding sequence ATGGACGACGCCGGTATCGAGCGCGACGAGGAGTTGACGATCCTCTCGAGGGAGGAGCTCGCCGAGCGGGTTCGCAAGCGCACGGCCGACCTCGAGAACCTGATGGACACGATGGTCGACGTGCTCGTCAAGCTCGGTCCCGACGGGCGGATCCGCCTCGCGAACGAGGCCGTCCGGGACATGCTCGGCTACGACCCCGACGACCTCGTCGGCAAGCCGATCGACTACGTCCTCGCCGATCCGGACCGTAACGCCGAGCTCTCCTCGATGCTTCACTCCGGCGAACTCATCGAACACCTCCTGCGAGAGGGCAGCGTCACCGACCTCGAGAGCTACTTCGAGACCGCCGACGGCGAGGCCATCCCGACCAGCCTCTCCGCATCGGTCATGACGGACGACTCGGGGAGCGTCGAGGGGATCGTCTGCGTCGCGACGGACACCACCGAGCGAACCGAGGCCCAGGAGCGCGCCGAGTTCCTCCACTCCGTGCTCAGACACGACCTCGGCAACAAGCTCACCGTCATCGACGGCTACCTCGACCTGCTCGCCGAGGGCGACCTCACCGAGAATCAGCGCGAGTACCACGGCTACGCCAAGAACGGCGTCACCGAGGCGATCGACCTCATCGAGAACGTCCGCACGCTCCACCAGCTCGAGGCCGACGAGGAACTCTCTCCCGTCGAGCTCCCGCGCGTGATCCGCGAGACCGTCGACCGACACGCCGACCTCGCGAGCCAGCACGACTTCGACGTCGAGACCGACGTGGACGACCTGCGCGTCGAGGGTGGGACGCTGCTCAAGGAGCTCTTCGCGAACTTGCTCGAGAACGCGCTCGTCCACTCCGGCGGCTCGCAGATCCGGATTCACACGAGCGCGACCGACGAGTCGGTGACCGTCTACGTCGACGACGACGGTACCGGCATCGACCGCGAGGATCGCGAACGCATCTTCGACCGCGGCGTCTCGATCGGCGACTCCGGCGGGACGGGCCTGGGCACCCACCTGGCCGCCGAGATCGCGAACACCTACTGCGGCGATCTCACTGTCGGCGACTCGCCGCTGGGCGGCGCTCGGTTCGAAGTGACGCTGGCCCGCGCCTGA
- a CDS encoding ATP-binding protein — protein MNEYGVDELVLLALASEFEPTEAGSGGATASALADALGYAASLADRLSLLSTVSSLIGDGLVAEETRRIDEREGERSVYRLTPAGRERARTLRAAVDDAPVTVVAGGAEIECSLGAVPERFGLSVPEALVRRSPGGVLSLDEPADDALVGRDAELDRLDTALDRVRDGPARTVAVSGDDGVGKTALVEAFVERARAAGVDVLVGWSRRDGGRAYGPIREALRAPFESLAAPFDALDHPGARFAQRRTALYNDVTDRLRAHADATPTVLVIEDLHWADAATIDLLAHVVTAATDASLLLVATYRPDGVDDEHPLLERVGDAEGLAPLELEPFDRRETARLVESEVGRRGVPDPFVDAIYEATGGNPRFVVETIAHLRETGSLDPRIDRYPDAVADLEIPSVVETAVERRFDGLDETTARVCSVGAVLGDPIPIDLLVDLVPAPEPRVRERIDLLVDAGFLQRGDDGRLRFRSEVVRSTALATIDRDRRRALHRTAATVRADRGDARPATIAAHAERAGDLDRALAYYRRAADEATEVYAHEVAIDHYERALGLARDLDRGSVVLDVLEAIARIYYTRGDYEDADRYVRYVRDRTDDPERIRRSYYYQSRSRFVRGEYDAAESLARRGLAVGGEEITEAVCLLTDYLGSAYFGRGEYEAAIEHHERLRDRARAIDYTRELGRAYQNLGDCYARLGEMDRAIDLLGRAVDLLEDADDERELAICLNDLGVTYKRIGATADAVDALERCARLAERTGDVPTKALATMNLGYFMIDRGAYESALEYNDRCRQFAERIDDCTTSAVTTVHRSLIECEIGDVSVAAEELEAALERLETTGSNRRIVQTRWRLGGVAVLLGDEERARRLLERALEGAIEHDFPTLRGNCEASLGAVEREFGSLERAAALGRQALDRAEDTHDASIRHRRAEQLARTLLRRGEVDEALDLSRMARRSIPSGQARHAVKIDATYGRARLASGDRDGARETLTAALERARGLSNEARLVALCGLGRLEWVAGNHQRAAARFGTGRRVAADTGHELHRGRFEAALADLDGETVSPGE, from the coding sequence ATGAACGAGTACGGCGTCGACGAACTCGTGCTGCTCGCGCTGGCGAGCGAGTTCGAGCCGACGGAAGCCGGCTCCGGCGGTGCGACCGCCTCGGCCCTCGCGGACGCGCTCGGCTACGCGGCGTCGCTGGCGGACCGCCTCTCGCTGCTCTCGACGGTTTCGTCGTTGATCGGGGACGGGCTCGTCGCCGAGGAGACCCGCCGGATCGACGAGCGGGAGGGCGAACGGAGCGTCTACCGATTGACCCCGGCCGGGCGCGAGCGGGCGCGGACGCTGCGGGCCGCCGTCGACGACGCGCCCGTGACCGTCGTCGCCGGCGGCGCCGAGATCGAGTGTTCGCTCGGCGCCGTTCCGGAGCGATTCGGACTCTCCGTCCCCGAGGCGCTCGTTCGTCGGTCGCCGGGCGGCGTGCTCTCGCTCGACGAACCGGCGGACGACGCTCTCGTCGGCCGCGACGCCGAACTCGACCGACTCGATACCGCCCTGGATCGGGTTCGAGACGGCCCGGCGCGAACGGTGGCCGTCTCCGGCGACGACGGTGTCGGCAAGACGGCGCTCGTCGAGGCCTTCGTCGAACGGGCGCGGGCGGCCGGCGTCGACGTGCTGGTCGGCTGGAGTCGGCGCGACGGCGGCCGGGCCTACGGCCCGATTCGCGAGGCGCTCCGAGCGCCCTTCGAGTCGCTCGCGGCGCCGTTCGACGCGCTCGACCACCCGGGCGCTCGCTTCGCGCAGCGCCGGACCGCGCTCTACAACGACGTGACCGATCGCCTCCGGGCCCACGCCGACGCGACGCCGACGGTCCTCGTCATCGAGGACCTGCACTGGGCCGACGCCGCGACGATCGACCTGCTGGCCCACGTCGTGACGGCGGCGACGGACGCGTCGCTCCTCCTCGTCGCGACGTACCGACCCGACGGCGTCGACGACGAACACCCGCTCCTGGAGCGCGTCGGCGACGCCGAGGGGCTCGCCCCCCTGGAACTCGAACCGTTCGACCGGCGCGAAACCGCGCGACTGGTCGAGAGCGAGGTCGGGCGACGCGGCGTCCCCGACCCGTTCGTCGACGCGATCTACGAGGCGACCGGCGGCAATCCCCGCTTCGTCGTCGAGACGATCGCCCACCTGCGAGAGACGGGGTCGCTCGATCCGCGGATCGATCGCTACCCGGACGCCGTCGCGGACCTCGAGATCCCGTCGGTCGTCGAGACGGCCGTCGAACGCCGGTTCGACGGCCTCGACGAGACGACGGCGCGCGTGTGCTCGGTCGGCGCCGTCCTCGGCGATCCGATCCCGATCGACCTGCTGGTCGATCTCGTCCCGGCGCCGGAACCGCGGGTGCGCGAGCGGATCGACCTGCTGGTCGACGCCGGGTTCTTACAGCGCGGCGACGACGGACGACTCCGCTTTCGCAGCGAGGTGGTGCGTTCGACGGCGCTCGCGACGATCGATCGCGACCGACGGCGCGCCCTCCACCGAACGGCGGCGACGGTTCGCGCCGACCGCGGCGACGCGCGCCCGGCGACGATCGCCGCCCACGCCGAGCGCGCCGGCGATCTCGACCGGGCCCTCGCCTACTATCGTCGGGCGGCCGACGAGGCGACCGAGGTCTACGCGCACGAGGTGGCGATCGACCACTACGAGCGGGCGCTGGGGCTGGCGCGCGATCTCGACCGCGGGTCGGTCGTCCTCGACGTCCTCGAGGCGATCGCCCGGATCTACTACACTCGCGGCGATTACGAGGACGCCGACCGCTACGTCCGATACGTCAGGGACCGAACGGACGATCCCGAGCGCATCCGCCGGAGCTACTACTACCAGTCGCGCTCGCGCTTCGTTCGCGGCGAGTACGACGCGGCGGAGTCCCTCGCCAGGCGCGGCCTCGCCGTCGGGGGCGAGGAGATCACCGAGGCGGTCTGTCTGCTCACCGACTACCTCGGCAGCGCGTACTTCGGTCGGGGCGAGTACGAGGCGGCCATCGAGCACCACGAACGGCTGCGCGATCGGGCGCGGGCGATCGACTACACGCGCGAACTCGGACGGGCCTACCAGAACCTCGGCGATTGCTACGCGAGACTCGGCGAGATGGATCGCGCGATCGACCTGCTCGGACGCGCGGTCGACCTCCTCGAAGACGCCGACGACGAGCGGGAACTGGCGATCTGCCTGAACGACCTGGGTGTCACGTACAAACGCATCGGCGCCACCGCCGACGCCGTCGACGCCCTCGAGCGCTGTGCCAGGCTGGCCGAGCGAACCGGCGACGTCCCGACGAAGGCGCTCGCAACCATGAACCTCGGGTACTTCATGATCGATCGCGGCGCCTACGAGTCGGCACTCGAGTACAACGATCGCTGCCGACAGTTCGCCGAGCGAATCGACGACTGCACGACCAGCGCCGTGACGACCGTCCATCGGAGTCTCATCGAGTGCGAGATCGGCGACGTTTCCGTCGCGGCCGAGGAGCTGGAGGCGGCGCTCGAACGGCTCGAGACTACCGGTTCGAACCGCCGCATCGTCCAGACGCGGTGGCGGCTGGGGGGCGTGGCCGTGCTCCTCGGCGACGAAGAGCGGGCCCGGCGGCTCCTCGAACGCGCCCTGGAGGGGGCGATCGAACACGACTTCCCCACACTTCGCGGGAACTGCGAGGCCAGCCTCGGTGCCGTCGAACGGGAATTCGGCTCCCTCGAGCGCGCGGCGGCGCTCGGACGCCAGGCACTCGACCGCGCCGAAGATACCCACGACGCGTCCATCCGCCACCGCCGGGCCGAGCAACTCGCCCGGACGTTGCTCCGGCGCGGCGAGGTCGACGAGGCGTTGGACCTGTCCCGGATGGCTCGCCGGTCGATCCCGTCCGGTCAGGCCCGCCACGCGGTCAAGATCGACGCGACCTACGGCCGGGCACGCCTGGCGTCGGGCGACCGGGACGGCGCGCGAGAGACGCTGACGGCGGCGCTCGAACGCGCTCGCGGGCTGTCGAACGAGGCCCGCCTCGTCGCCCTGTGCGGTCTCGGCCGGCTGGAGTGGGTCGCGGGGAACCACCAGCGGGCGGCCGCTCGGTTCGGGACGGGACGACGCGTGGCCGCGGACACGGGTCACGAACTCCACCGCGGTCGGTTCGAGGCGGCGCTGGCCGACCTGGACGGCGAGACGGTTTCGCCCGGAGAGTGA